Proteins encoded together in one Scheffersomyces stipitis CBS 6054 chromosome 5, complete sequence window:
- a CDS encoding predicted protein, translating into MKRPFVQEGVPIKHRRVGAPAGFDFLALPFDTQNLIFRHLEPRDIISLSCMDSMHRKYLSPFIFQNIKATWQKLLFENDKPIQERFFTKHSHYIEQIRIIDCYSFGEFHVDIFTKIFNQHLLPRLEHLLVNSSNSSNWLKYRQNDSIRKITLYFEKDHFETQNEFLSSNPKNIRQIVKSTSNNTSPRIFHLNHVHLFTSLTKLVLNNYHFNWGLDEEISTQHLQELRLHNCTWEYPFQLSQFNINHQLKVLSLNYSRNNPFVLSERFNVFLLTDDTGGLASLDQLEINIATENLITQTSVPSTAVSSFGRVWSSRLFCKFINRMSFPSLRILICHGWSINLHNFRSLLATLNREDNNLVKLDLLLVDPSDNYDLKLIEQIKKESQILFPWMKLNLKLTDDKIIESV; encoded by the coding sequence ATGAAAAGACCATTTGTTCAGGAGGGTGTCCCGATCAAACACAGAAGGGTTGGAGCCCCTGCTGGTTTCGACTTCCTTGCTCTTCCCTTCGATACACAGAATCTCATCTTTCGTCATCTAGAACCTCGTGATATCATCAGTCTTTCTTGTATGGACTCCATGCATAGAAAGTACTTGTCTCCGTTTATTTTCCAGAATATCAAAGCTACGTGGCAGAAGCTTCTCTTTGAGAACGATAAGCCGATCCAAGAGAGGTTCTTCACCAAACATTCCCATtacattgaacaaattcGAATTATAGACTGCTACTCATTTGGGGAGTTTCATGTAGACATCTTCACTAAAATCTTCAACCAGCATTTGTTACCCCGACTCGAGCACTTACTTGTTAACTCAAGCAACTCGTCCAACTGGTTGAAATATAGACAAAACGACAGCATCCGCAAAATCACGCTCTACTTCGAAAAGGACCATTTCGAGACCCAGAACGAGTTCTTATCATCGAATCCTAAGAATATTCGCCAGATAGTGAAAAGCACAAGCAACAATACAAGCCCCAGAATCTTCCATTTGAACCATGTACACTTGTTCACGAGCTTAACAAAGTTGGTGTTAAACAATTACCACTTCAACTGGGGTTTAGACGAAGAGATCTCGACCCAGCATTTGCAAGAGTTACGACTCCACAATTGCACATGGGAATATCCATTCCAGTTGTCGCAGTTCAACATCAACCACCAGTTGAAGGTGTTGTCATTGAACTACTCTCGTAACAACCCTTTTGTACTCTCTGAAAGATTCAACGTCTTCTTACTTACTGATGATACCGGAGGTTTGGCTAGTTTAGACCAGTTGGAAATCAATATTGCTACCGAGAACTTGATAACTCAGACGTCTGTTCCTTCTACAGCGGTATCTTCATTCGGAAGAGTCTGGTCGTCTAGGTTATTCTGCAAGTTCATCAACAGAATGTCTTTTCCCAGCTTGCGCATATTGATCTGCCATGGATGGCTGATCAACCTCCACAACTTCAGATCGCTTCTTGCTACGTTGAATAGAGAAGATAACAACTTGGTAAAGTTAGACCTTTTGCTAGTGGACCCTTCAGACAACTACGACTTGAAGCTTATAGAACAGATAAAGAAGGAATCGCAGATCCTCTTCCCCtggatgaaattgaacttgaagttgacagACGACAAGATCATAGAAAGCGTATAA
- a CDS encoding predicted protein — protein sequence MKNTLGLLIQFLLLVRFVVGNTESFLLSVPYYFDINSHPQLLSEDDALNRHIATLNASHSLLENYPIESIETRHNGLNVSNIIAIRDYDSFSKPKKQLLVKLNNYGDTSFASRDLLYVKLCWPATFAFDFRVSHRFIAARDFLELGQAGDEDVLDMYVVVEYEFIGETSDASRYLSENDEVVFQLYVTKLPARWLPIPIELYGFVVYFVDVTILLVSLVVPWMYGYIFS from the coding sequence ATGAAGAATACCCTCGGCTTGTTGATCCAGTTTCTACTATTAGTGCGATTCGTTGTCGGCAACACGGAATCGTTTCTTCTCTCTGTTCCTTACTATTTCGACATCAACAGCCATCCTCAGTTACTAAGTGAGGACGATGCCTTGAATAGACACATTGCAACACTCAACGCGTCTCACAGCTTGCTTGAGAATTATCCGATTGAGCTGATAGAGACGCGTCACAACGGCCTCAATGTTTCCAACATCATCGCTATCAGAGACTACGATTCGTTCTCCAAACCTAAGAAACAGCTCTTGGTCAAACTAAACAACTACGGAGACACGAGCTTTGCGTCACGTGATCTTCTCTATGTCAAGCTCTGTTGGCCTGCGACTTTTGCCTTTGATTTTAGAGTGAGCCATCGTTTTATTGCGGCAcgtgattttcttgaattggGCCAGGCTGGAGATGAGGATGTGCTTGATATGTATGTAGTGGTAGAGTACGAGTTCATAGGAGAGACCAGTGATGCTTCACGGTACTTGAGCGAGAATGACGAGGTTGTTTTCCAGCTCTATGTGACAAAATTGCCTGCCAGATGGTTGCCTATTCCAATAGAGCTCTATGGGTTTGTGGTTTATTTTGTGGATGTCACTATCCTATTGGTGAGTTTGGTTGTGCCGTGGATGTATGGATATATTTTCAGTTAA
- a CDS encoding predicted protein has product MSLQDEDPLGPPTNTQNIDLSKLSPQELRIYRMYGKLPTTQQILSSKFQDKKYFDSGDYAMQKQLGGGFRSGLPGGIPMKHPNAEKVKEIYNRNSISGSNSGILFNGKSGLLNESTPGEEEESESK; this is encoded by the coding sequence ATGTCTTTGCAAGATGAAGACCCATTGGGCCCTCCCACCAACACCCAGAACATagacttgtccaagttgtcGCCCCAGGAGTTGCGTATCTACCGAATGTATGGCAAGTTGCCTACGACCCAGCAGATATTGCTGTCGAAATTTCAGGACAAAAAGTATTTTGACAGTGGCGACTACGCTATGCAAAAACAGCTAGGGGGAGGATTCAGATCCGGACTCCCTGGTGGAATACCCATGAAACACCCCAACGCCGAAAAGGTCAAGGAAATATATAACCGGAACTCGATCAGTGGTTCCAATTCGGggatcttgttcaatggGAAATCAGGCTTGTTGAACGAGTCCACCCctggtgaagaagaagaatctgagTCGAAGTAA
- the NUO21.3 gene encoding NADH-ubiquinone oxidoreductase subunit — translation MSGGPVPVWKKYTTQSTGIWEKVRQILSLVPNRSSGNPLVAYFRVVPPGARIDDAKKYVEPVTLPAGDIKGNAYYKRDYRRNYPQVHSFNQTKVSGLLQLGSVQKPRISIGNKGTEELSVFIDSASDVSLATTLSSVPADVVKGQLLGKSGEPIVAPSLNKFQWTILQEPEHGMFTEEYPCRIFTEKKATA, via the coding sequence ATGTCCGGAGGTCCAGTCCCAGTATGGAAGAAATACACAACGCAATCCACGGGGATTTGGGAGAAAGTCAGACAAATTCTTTCCCTTGTTCCCAACAGATCCTCGGGTAATCCCTTGGTAGCATACTTCAGAGTCGTTCCACCAGGAGCTAGAATTGATGATGCCAAAAAATACGTGGAACCAGTAACCTTGCCAGCTGGTGATATCAAGGGAAATGCCTACTACAAGAGAGAttacagaagaaactatCCTCAAGTGCACAGCTTTAACCAAACAAAGGTCTCTGGCTTGTTACAGTTGGGATCTGTACAGAAGCCCAGAATCTCCATTGGTAACAAAGGCACTGAAGAGTTGTCCGTTTTCATTGATAGTGCTAGTGACGTCTCCTTGGCTACAACCTTGTCGTCCGTTCCAGCTGACGTTGTGAAGGGTCAATTGTTGGGCAAGTCTGGTGAACCTATTGTTGCTCCAtccttgaacaagttccaATGGACTATTTTGCAAGAGCCAGAACATGGTATGTTCACCGAAGAATATCCATGTCGTATTTTCACCGAAAAGAAGGCCACAGCCTAG
- a CDS encoding predicted protein — MAFLFKRNPKTPQDIVRALNDSVLKLDVNSDNNKKYQDECARLLAQVKVVLHGDDENDPQPDQISHLAQEVYATDCLYTLIANLKKLSFDSRKDVLILFSTLLRRQIAGKSPTVDYLITQRPEIIAMLIKGPESQETGLICGQILRDCIKFEVINKYVISSPLFWNFFKYVHLPVFEIATDSFTTLHDSLTIHKKLVSEFLANNYDVFTTQINKLIQSNNYVTKRQSVRLLSELVLQRQNQAFLNKYFDDSTNLKIIMFLLSDKSKNLQLEGFHIFKFFVAKPKKSQKVLDILAKNKENFIEFFNAFDIHSFNDVNLADERDYILMEIQKLPEIERIS; from the coding sequence ATGGCGTTCCTTTTCAAGCGAAACCCAAAGACTCCACAGGACATCGTGAGAGCGTTAAACGACCTGGTTCTTAAGCTTGACGTCAACAgcgacaacaacaaaaagTATCAGGATGAGTGTGCACGTCTATTGGCACAAGTGAAGGTGGTTCTACATGGAGACGATGAGAACGATCCTCAGCCAGATCAGATTTCACACTTGGCTCAGGAAGTGTATGCCACTGATTGTCTCTATACACTTATAgccaatttgaagaagctcaGTTTTGATCTGAGAAAAGATGTCTTGATTCTTTTCCTGACCCTTTTGCGACGGCAAATAGCTGGGAAGTCGCCTACTGTAGACTATCTCATAACCCAGCGACCGGAGATCATCGCCATGTTGATCAAAGGACCAGAATCTCAAGAAACGGGCCTTATATGCGGCCAAATTCTTCGTGACTGTATTAAATTCGAAGTAATCAACAAGTATGTGATTTCGAGCCCGTTGTTCtggaatttcttcaaatacgTTCATTTGCCCGTATTTGAGATTGCTACTGATTCATTCACGACTTTGCACGATCTGTTGACAATCCACAAAAAGTTGGTGCTGGAGTTTTTGGCCAACAACTACGACGTGTTTACGACCCAGATCAACAAGTTAATCCAGTCAAATAACTACGTCACCAAACGTCAGAGCGTAAGGTTGTTGTCAGAGCTAGTTCTTCAGCGCCAGAACCAAGCATTTCTCAACAAGTACTTTGATGATTCTAcgaacttgaagatcatTATGTTTCTTCTCAGTGACAAGCTGAAAAACttgcaacttgaaggattccatatcttcaagttttttGTAGCCAAACCAAAAAAGTCACAGAAGGTGTTGGATATTCTTGCGAAGAACAAGGAAAACTTTATTGAGTTCTTTAACGCTTTTGATATTCATAGCTTTAATGATGTCAACTTGGCAGATGAACGCGACTATATTCTCATGGAGATCCAGAAGTTACCTGAGATAGAGAGAATATCATAA
- the BAT2 gene encoding branched-chain amino acid transaminase (go_function catalytic activity~go_process metabolism), which translates to MSAPLDASKLVIHKTTTPKEKLPNDKLVFGKTFTDHMLEIEWTAQAGWGTPTISPYHKLSLDPSTVVLHYAFELFEGMKAYRDTDNNIRTFRGDKNMDRMNKSADRIALPTFDGEELMKLIDQFLLVDESFVPQGAGYSLYLRPTMIGTTESLGVGTPDKALLYVIASPVGPYYGTGFKPVSLEATDYAVRAWPGGVGNRKLGANYAPCVRPQLEAAKRGYQQNLWLFGEEGYITEVGTMNAFFVFKNADGTKELATAPLDGTILEGVTRDSILELTRERLPKNEWVVSERKFTIGEVEERAAKGELIEAFGAGTAAVVSPIKSIGWKGKEIEVPLAAGDSGELTAQVAEWIRKIQYGEEQYKNWSRVAQ; encoded by the coding sequence ATGTCTGCTCCATTAGATGCCTCCAAGCTTGTGATCCACAAGACCACCACCCCCAAGGAAAAGTTGCCCAACGATAAGTTGGTCTTCGGCAAGACCTTCACCGACCACATGTTGGAAATCGAATGGACTGCTCAAGCCGGCTGGGGCACTCCTACCATTTCTCCCTACCACAAGTTGTCTTTGGATCCTTCTACTGTCGTATTGCACTACGCTTTTGAGTTATTTGAAGGTATGAAAGCTTACAGAGACACTGATAACAACATCAGAACCTTCAGAGGTGACAAGAACATGGACAGAATGAACAAGTCCGCTGACAGAATCGCCTTACCAACCTTTGATGGtgaagagttgatgaagCTCATTGATCAGTTCTTGCTCGTAGACGAAAGCTTTGTTCCACAAGGTGCTGGCTACTCCCTTTATTTAAGACCAACTATGATCGGAACCACCGAGTCATTGGGTGTAGGTACGCCAGATAAGGCACTCTTGTATGTTATTGCATCTCCCGTTGGCCCTTACTATGGTACTGGCTTCAAGCCTGTTTCCTTAGAAGCCACTGACTATGCTGTTAGAGCCTGGCCAGGTGGTGTAGGTAACAGAAAGTTGGGTGCCAACTATGCTCCTTGTGTCAGACCTCAGTTAGAGGCTGCTAAGAGAGGTTACCAACAAAACTTGTGGTTATTCGGAGAGGAAGGCTACATTACCGAAGTCGGTACCATGAACGCTTTCTTTGTATTCAAGAACGCTGACGGCACCAAGGAGTTGGCCACTGCTCCTTTGGATGGTACCATCTTGGAAGGTGTCACCAGAGACTCGATCTTGGAACTCACCAGAGAAAGATTGCCAAAGAACGAATGGGTAGTGTCCGAACGTAAGTTCACCattggtgaagttgaagaaagagctgCCAAGGGTGAGTTGATCGAAGCATTTGGTGCTGgtactgctgctgttgtttctCCTATCAAGTCTATTGGCTGGAAGGGCAAGGAAATCGAAGTTCCTTTGGCTGCTGGCGATTCCGGCGAATTGACCGCTCAAGTTGCTGAGTGGATCAGAAAGATCCAATACGGTGAAGAACAGTACAAAAACTGGTCCAGAGTTGCTCAATAG
- a CDS encoding predicted protein (go_component nucleus~go_process regulation of transcription, DNA-dependent) translates to MSEVKRTIRITTEQHILKDVPPVENYPMRKWNIQISMLDQSGQEIAANILDKVTYTLHPTFTNPIRTTKQSPFLVEEQGWGEFDIPISIHILGLNGKTGERKFNHDLNFLQEKYVNDHVVTIPVSSTKNQVLNKLLLESGPLPFDDNVNKRKLETGNGAADANKFKKSKGTNGAAVKGSIDLEKLANGLTKLSEDDLIVIVQMVTDNRTSEMNIKNDVDNGEFTMDLYTLPESLLKSLWDYVKKHTGEA, encoded by the exons ATGTCTGAA GTAAAAAGAACCATAAGAATAACCACAGAACAACATATCCTAAAGGATGTGCCTCCAGTGGAAAATTACCCTATGAGAAAATGGAATATCCAGATCTCCATGTTGGACCAAAGCGGTCAGGAAATAGCCGCAAATATATTAGACAAGGTTACCTACACGTTGCACCCTACTTTCACTAACCCTATAAGAACAACCAAACAACTGCCCTTTCTAGTGGAAGAACAAGGTTGGGGTGAATTTGACATCCCCATCTCGATTCACATTCTCGGTTTGAATGGAAAGACTGGTGAAAGAAAGTTCAACCATGATCTCAACTTCTTACAAGAGAAATACGTCAACGATCATGTAGTCACCATCCCCGTGAGCAGCACAAAGAATCAAGTGTTaaacaagttgttgttggaaagtGGCCCATTGCCCTTTGACGACAATGTCAACAAACGTAAATTGGAGACCGGTAATGGCGCTGCTGAtgccaacaagttcaagaagctgaagGGCACTAACGGTGCTGCTGTTAAGGGTAGcattgatttggaaaagttggCCAATGGTTTAACTAAGTTAAGTGAGGATGATTTGATTGTCATAGTGCAGATGGTTACAGACAACAGAACCAGTGAGATGAATATCAAAAACGACGTCGACAACGGCGAGTTCACTATGGATTTGTACACGTTGCCCGaatcgttgttgaagagtttGTGGGATTACGTCAAGAAGCACACTGGTGAGGCGTAA
- a CDS encoding predicted protein — protein MTSPHANPNGIETKIIAARSEAQALYNELEKVKNRLHDSTLDEISYSIPGIPKNFNNLKLYNTLRGHNNKIAKTQWSSDSSKLLSASQDGYMILWDAVTGFKKQAINLENQWVLTCSYSSDGKLAASAGLDNACTIYKVKQDGDFRFGGTRVQSVFKGHTAYVSDCGFITNTTIITASGDMTCSLWDITKGVKSRDFVEHLGDVLCMSIFPSNKLNDNLFVSGSSDGSAKIWDLRSPTPASSFFVSNSDINTVSIFPNGNSFATGSDDGLIRLFDIRADCELSNYSLLSQFQKQNHKIPKAKIPSRRHSTTDQVSTGSISIYSSIDNPGVFSLDFSNSGRLLYACYSEFGCLVWDVLKNEIVGSVGNDHVNKINHISVSPDGTAVATSSWDSTIKIWSV, from the exons ATGACTTCTCCCCACGCAAACCCTAACGGCATCGAAACCAAAATCATTGCAGCACGTAGCGAAGCCCAAGCGTTGTACAACGAGTTGgagaaagtgaaaaataggCTCCACGACTCTACGTTGGACGAGATATCGTATTCCATCCCAGGCATTcccaagaacttcaacaatttgaagcTCTACAATACGCTTCGGGGCCATAATAACAAGATCGCCAAAACGCAATGGAGCTCCGACTCAAGCAAGCTCCTTTCAGCTAGTCAGGACGGCTATATGATTCTCTGGGATGCCGTTACTggtttcaagaaacaggCTATCAATCTTGAGAACCAATGGGTTCTCACATGTAGCTACTCGTCAGACGGAAAGCTAGCAGCGTCCGCAGGACTCGACAATGCCTGTACTATCTACAAGGTAAAACAGGATGGCGATTTCCGCTTTGGGGGCACCAGAG TTCAGTCTGTGTTCAAGGGCCACACAGCGTATGTATCAGACTGCGGGTTCATCACCAACACCACTATAATTACAGCCAGTGGTGACATGACTTGTTCGCTATGGGATATAACCAAAGGAGTCAAGTCGCGAGATTTTGTAGAACACTTGGGCGACGTTCTCTGTATGAGTATCTTTCCCTCCAATAAGCTCAATGACAACCTCTttgtttctggttcttctgaCGGTAGTGCAAAGATTTGGGATTTACGAAGTCCTACGCCTGCTCTGAGTTTTTTTGTCTCCAATAGCGACATCAACACTGTTCTGATCTTTCCTAATGGAAACTCGTTTGCAACAGGTTCAGATGATGGACTAATTCGACTCTTTGATATTAGAGCAGATTGCGAATTGAGCAACTATTCTCTCTTATCTCAGTTCCAGAAACAAAACCACAAGATCCCCAAAGCCAAGATCCCTAGTAGGAGACACAGCACCACTGACCAGGTGAGCACAGGGTCCATCAGCATCTACTCTAGCATAGATAATCCGGGAGTTTTTTCCCTTGATTTCAGCAATAGTGGAAGACTACTCTACGCATGCTACTCAGAATTTGGCTGCTTAGTATGGGatgtcttgaagaatgagATCGTAGGCTCCGTAGGAAACGATCAtgtcaacaagatcaaccaTATAAGCGTATCTCCTGACGGAACGGCCGTTGCCACGTCGTCATGGGACTCCACGATCAAAATCTGGTCCGTGTGA
- a CDS encoding predicted protein (go_component nucleus~go_function DNA binding), giving the protein NEEDNSRKRTNEEIDQNQEEDENKKQKTRDPQTHEIDLELQFDRAIEQHHREMSNPPEHQNQQDNQQDRENIIVDENESLAMIANQLDEATQATKKKEAESQEGKKTVIHEGISIPANSELFNTSSALAAYNALSSQLPPLAILANAHLAALPLPIVAPDYLPPRIQLLVNTLPTLDNLATQLLRVVAIGPYQKIIDLASNPDTPAGATYRDLTSLFEFTKRLYSEEDPFLSVEHIAPGMWKEGEKTPSMFRSREQSIESTLRKVNLATFLAATLGTIEVGFFYLNESFLDVFCPYNNLDPENSLSNMGRNSMSLQSGVNTTIGDTISKLLKPQAVLYLDLKTQAYISAIEAGERSREEILEDILPHNLGDIILARRGVKNLSPTEMDFIERCKARKKTLLNHTGEKSLSEEYEWFNFLRDLFEYVSKNMGLLIWGKKGRTPRSKKDSKTPHSEDLLSSQTSEAILHSSTDAIGRPSSQAISDAENIENNKLKSQEISQITSALLPSEIQEQQIHLRINPQSAVRNTSRRPWTKEEEKALRHALELKGPQWSTILELFGNGGKISESLKGRTQVQLKDKARNWKMFFLKSGLPVPSYLQRVTGDLEREDRNKVTKRGSRSRKTAAAPIPDVSKHQRKPEQ; this is encoded by the exons AACGAGGAAGATAATTCTAGAAAGAGaaccaatgaagaaattgatcaaaACCAGGAAGAGGACGAAAACAAAAAGCAAAAGACCAGAGATCCTCAGACTCATGAAATCGATTTGGAGTTGCAATTTGACAGAGCCATAGAACAGCACCATCGTGAAATGAGCAATCCTCCGGAACAtcagaaccaacaagaCAATCAACAGGATCGAGAAA ATAtcattgttgatgaaaatgagagTTTGGCTATGATTGCCAACCAGCTCGATGAGGCTACACAAGCGACGAAGAAAAAGGAAGCCGAATCTCAAGAGGGAAAGAAAACAGTAATTCACGAAGGAATCTCGATTCCAGCCAATTCagagttgttcaatacGAGTTCTGCTCTTGCTGCCTACAATGCTTTATCAAGTCAGTTGCCTCCTCTAGCCATATTAGCTAACGCCCATTTGGCAGCTCTTCCATTGCCCATTGTAGCACCAGATTATCTTCCACCACGAATCCAGTTGTTAGTAAATACATTACCTACATTAGACAACTTGGCCACACAGCTTTTACGAGTGGTAGCCATCGGGCCGTACCAGAAAATCATTGACTTGGCTTCAAACCCTGACACTCCAGCTGGAGCTACCTATAGAGATTTGACATCGTTGTTTGAGTTCACCAAGCGTCTCTATTCAGAAGAGGACCCATTCCTCAGTGTAGAACATATAGCTCCAGGTATGTGgaaagaaggagaaaagaCCCCCAGCATGTTTAGAAGTAGAGAGCAGAGCATAGAATCTACATTAAGAAAAGTCAACTTGGCGACGtttttggctgcaactttgGGTACGATAGAAGTGGGGTTCTTCTACTTAAACGAGTCGTTTTTGGACGTGTTTTGTCCATATAATAACTTGGATCCAGAAAATTCGTTATCTAATATGGGTAGAAACAGCATGAGCTTGCAAAGTGGTGTGAACACTACTATAGGCGATACGATAAGCAAGCTCTTAAAGCCACAGGCCGTTTTATatttggatttgaagaCACAGGCGTATATTTCTGCCATTGAAGCAGGAGAAAGATCTAGAGAGGAAATTTTGGAGGATATTTTGCCCCATAATTTAGGGGATATCATACTTGCTAGACGAGgggtgaaaaatttgtcTCCTACAGAAATGGATTTCATCGAACGCTGTAAAGCCAGGAAAAAGACTTTGTTAAATCATACCGGAGAAAAGAGTCTCAGTGAAGAATACGAAtggttcaatttcttgagaGATCTTTTTGAATACGTATCTAAGAACATGGGACTTCTTATCTGGGGCAAGAAGGGAAGAACTCCTAGATCCAAGAAGGATAGCAAGACTCCTCATAGTGAAGATTTGTTAAGTTCGCAGACATCGGAGGCTATATTACATTCTCTGACAGATGCAATCGGTCGTCCATCATCACAAGCTATATCCGACGCAGAAAATATCGAGAATAATAAGCTCAAGTCGCAGGAGATAAGCCAAATTACCAGTGCCTTATTGCCGTCAGAGATACAGGAGCAACAAATACATTTACGGATCAACCCCCAATCTGCAGTTAGAAATACTCTGAGAAGACCATGgacgaaagaagaagaaaaagcaTTAAGACACGCGTTAGAATTGAAAGGTCCACAGTGGTCCACGattcttgaattgtttGGTAATGGAGGTAAGATTTCGGAATCGTTGAAAGGCCGTACGCAAGTACAGTTGAAAGATAAGGCCAGAAACTGGAAGatgtttttcttgaaaagcGGCTTGCCTGTACCGAGCTATCTCCAACGTGTCACAGGAGATCTTGAGAGAGAAGATAGGAACAAAGTCACTAAGCGAGGCTCACGTAGCAGGAAAACGGCAGCTGCTCCCATTCCAGATGTCCTGAAACACCAGAGAAAACCAGAACAG
- the UGA1.2 gene encoding 4-aminobutyrate aminotransferase (GABA transaminase) (go_function transaminase activity), giving the protein MSISSLYFPTEPAAPQVVSSSPGPKSQAAITALGNVFDSRAAYFVSDYEKSVGNYLVDVDGNTYLDVYAQIASIPLGYNNPALIEAAKSDKMIRAIVDRPALGNFPGKDSEEIIAEILKVAPKGQDKLWSGLSGADANELAFKAVFFWYQSKKRGYTTQFTAEENESVMKNQAPGSPDLAILSFERAFHGRLFASGSTTCSKPIHKLDLPSFNWPKAEFPSYKYPLDQNETENAAEDARCLSIVENLFNTWKVPIAGLLVEPIQSEGGDNHASKAFLQGLRDITLKHGALMIVDEVQTGVGATGKLWAHEHFDISPVPDLVTFSKKFQSAGYFFHDPELVPNFAYRQFNTWCGDPARMILAGAIGHEVVKHDLPAVAKRVGDYLYKKLEALQTKYPKYIRDLRGKDRATFIAWSLADVTARNKFLADMKTVGVNIGGCAEDSVRLRPTLVFEEKHADILVDAIDKILSGY; this is encoded by the coding sequence ATGTCCATCTCGTCGCTCTACTTCCCTACTGAGCCAGCTGCACCACAAGTAGTGTCCAGTTCTCCTGGCCCCAAGTCTCAGGCAGCCATCACTGCACTTGGTAATGTGTTCGATTCCAGAGCTGCCTATTTCGTTTCTGACTATGAAAAGTCTGTTGGTAACTACCTCGTGGACGTAGACGGCAACACTTACTTGGACGTCTACGCCCAAATCGCTTCCATTCCGTTGGGCTACAACAACCCAGCCTTGATCGAGGCTGCGAAGTCGGACAAGATGATCCGTGCCATAGTCGATAGACCAGCTTTGGGTAACTTTCCAGGCAAGGACTCGGAAGAAATCATTGCCGAGATCTTGAAGGTTGCTCCAAAGGGCCAGGACAAGCTCTGGTCCGGTTTGTCCGGTGCAGATGCCAACGAATTGGCATTCAAGGCTGTGTTCTTCTggtaccagtccaagaagagagGCTACACTACCCAATTCACagctgaagaaaacgaatcCGTCATGAAAAACCAGGCTCCAGGTTCGCCTGACTTGGCAATCTTGTCGTTTGAACGTGCTTTCCATGGAAGATTGTTTGCTTCGGGTTCTACAACCTGTTCCAAGCCAATCCACAAGTTGGACTTGCCTTCTTTCAACTGGCCAAAAGCTGAATTTCCATCTTACAAGTATCCATTGGACCAAAACGAAACAGAAAACGCTGCAGAAGATGCCAGATGTTTGTCTATTGTCGAAAATCTCTTCAACACCTGGAAAGTTCCAATTGCCGGTTTATTGGTTGAACCAATCCAGTCGGAAGGTGGAGACAATCACGCATCCAAGGCATTCCTCCAGGGCTTGAGAGACATTACCTTGAAGCACGGAGCTCTTATGATCGTAGATGAAGTCCAAACTGGTGTTGGTGCTACTGGTAAGTTGTGGGCTCACGAACATTTTGACATTTCTCCAGTTCCAGATCTTGTAACTTTCTCGAAGAAGTTCCAATCTGCTGGTTACTTCTTCCACGACCCAGAACTCGTTCCAAATTTCGCCTACCGTCAATTTAACACCTGGTGTGGTGATCCAGCTAGAATGATCTTGGCTGGAGCTATTGGCCATGAAGTCGTCAAGCATGACTTGCCAGCTGTAGCCAAGAGAGTAGGTGACTATTTGTACAAAAAATTGGAAGCTTTACAAACCAAGTATCCTAAATACATCAGAGACTTGAGAGGCAAGGACAGAGCCACCTTCATTGCTTGGTCATTGGCTGATGTAACTGCTAGAAACAAGTTCTTAGCCGACATGAAAACTGTGGGTGTCAATATTGGAGGCTGTGCCGAAGACTCTGTCAGATTGAGACCAACCTTGGTCTTCGAAGAAAAGCATGCTGATATCTTAGTGGACGCCATCGACAAGATTTTGTCTGGATACTAA